In Kwoniella pini CBS 10737 chromosome 4, complete sequence, one DNA window encodes the following:
- a CDS encoding phosphoadenosine phosphosulfate reductase, translating to MTNTDILIPQYTTDEIEKFNIELEDKSPQDILRWAIDNLQGLYQTTAFGLTGTAALDMISKISQEREEIHLVPLIFLDTLHHFPETIKLSQTASENYLAEMFVYYPSGVKTSEEFSSKYGNNLWEKDEASYDYLVKVEPASRAYKELGVKSIITGRRKSQGSDRASLKVLEVDERGLIKVNPLINWTFKQVKEYIDQENVPYNPLLDQGYKSIGDVHSTAPPDPNAINSDAGERSGRWQGKSKTECGLHVNYFEMKKKFEEKAKVEES from the exons ATGACCAATACAGATATTCTCATACCGCAATATACCAcagatgaaattgagaaattcaatatcgaattagaagataaatCTCCTCAAGATATATTACGATGGGctattgataatttacaaGGATTATATCAAACCACTGCTTTTGGATT AACCGGTACAGCAGCTTTAGATATGATATCAAAAATTTCacaagaaagagaagaaattcatCTCGTACCATTA ATATTTTTAGATACATTACATCATTTTCCTGAAACGATTAAATTATCTCAAACAGCATCTGAAAATTATTTAGCAGAAATGTTCGTATATTATCCATCAGGAGTTAAAACATCAGAAGAATTTAGTTCAAAATATGGAAATAATTTATGggaaaaagatgaagcttcATATGATTATTTAGTTAAAGTTGAACCTGCTTCAAGAGCTTataaagaattaggtgtaaaatcaattataacTGGACGACGTAAATCTCAAGGTTCTGATAGAGCAAGTTTAAAAGTTttagaagttgatgaaagaGGATTAATTAAAGTTAATCCTTTAATTAATTGGACTTTTAAACAAGTAAAAGAATATATAGATCAAGA GAATGTACCGTATaatcctcttcttgatcaaggatataaatcaatagGAGATGTTCATTCAACTGCACCACCCGATCCGAATGCAATTAACTCCGATGCAGGAGAAAGAAGTGGTAGATGGcaaggaaaatcaaagacTGAATGTGGATTACACGTTAATTACTttgagatgaagaagaaatttgaaGAGAAAGCCAAAGTTGAAGAGAGTTAG